In a single window of the Drosophila albomicans strain 15112-1751.03 chromosome 3, ASM965048v2, whole genome shotgun sequence genome:
- the LOC117567109 gene encoding uncharacterized protein LOC117567109 isoform X11 yields the protein MTFTRLKTLTLLVCTLLALSFPGYVNCANKKGSSSSSSQPAAAAPLEPEAVIEEVNAKQLEKLLADKDYVAVFWYARSCVTCDKVLAELEKIDDDTDSFGVDFVKINDKRLAKQYGIKNFPALTYFREKEPIIYDGDLMDEEGVLDFLTSLEAMDLPDRIEEVNAKILHKIIEDTDFVAVLFYDKDQKKSQKILAELENIDDECDQNDIAFVKIDDDKEAKEWGIDEIPSIVLFERGIPHIYEGDLMKEDELLGWLVHQKRYSEIPEVTDEMKDKLVENTEHLAVIFYDKDDKQDMRILNELENIDDELEKEGIVIVRIDNAAEAKEYGLDHLPALIYFENKIPALYEGDLMNEDEVLEWLLVQKKTATIEEVTDEILVNLINEHEYVVVFFTGPCEPGETCDHTLNALESIDDELDEAGIIFVTTEDTGIAKKYNVKTYPRLVFFRNRDPLHFTGDLDDEDEVLAWITDDETLEIPGKIEEVNVKMLDKILAENDHVVVFFYAEGDKKAQKILNELENIDDECEEKDIDFVKTSDDDIDKEYDLPGLPALAFYRHKFRTIYTGDLMKEEEILEWVIDLHESTADVIESVDRKTLQVLINDVEHLAVFFYDDECESCGGILEELENIDDDTDKHGIQFVKSNDVKLAHEIGIFAFPALVYYETGVPIMYDGNIESNTDVFNWILEQKADQSIELINRDQLIEYIGTKDFLAVVFYKEDDPDSPRVLRHIELIDDEAAEYGIYIVKMHDKLMAKKYGYRNPPGLTYFRKGKYINYDGDIDDEEEVLDWLTSPANMEMTDHIEQVNRKMFEKIRKNSDYVAVIFYSDECKQCPRVLAEVEHIDDDADKAGIDFVKIDDKQMAKEYGVFALPAIVFFKPTSKEPVIYAGDLYEEEQILTWLLTQKDPSGDVIEDLEGERLVQLIEESGSIAVYFYADGCEQCTKVLEELENIDDDCDKHGITFVKTRDFSVADGYGVHEYPALVYFEGGIPNVFEGELSEEEEVLQWLITQKTEDRIELITRQMLETMVEETQYLAVYFYKINCNICDQILEGLELIDDECDVFGIHMVKIQDPQLAKRYSIKTFPALVYFRNGNPLLFEGDLQNEQSVLEWLIDDDNRELADEIEEVNERMLDRLMAESTLLVVFFYDDDCAECEEILEELEEIDGEADMFGIDFVKIASVEAAKKYEIVNIPSLVYFRKQVPVLYDGDMHQHDKVITWLTSQDVFEIKNEIEEVNRKMLDKLLEENEFLSVFFYEHNQVDSAAALEKLENIDSETDNLDITFVKMADSRYAKKWGVTKLPAMVYFRRRFPSIYRGDLLSEDEVLEWLRKNRFRQPELNIFMYALIALAVAFVVYTAFLLQCFKPAPPPPVQHPKQS from the exons ATGCGCGAAGCTGCGTGACCTGTGATAAGGTTTTAGCGGAACTCGAAAAAATTGACGATGACACCGATTCATTTGGTGTGGACTTTGTGAAAATTAACGACAAACGACTAGCTAAACAATATGGCATCAAGAACTTCCCCGCGCTCACCTACTTCAG GGAAAAGGAGCCAATCATCTACGATGGCGATCTTATGGATGAGGAGGGCGTGCTCGATTTTCTCACCTCGCTGGAGGCCATGGATCTGCCCGATCGCATCGAGGAGGTAAATGCCAAAATCCTGCACAAGATTATCGAGGATACCGATTTTGTAGCCGTGCTATTCT ATGATAAAGATCAAAAGAAATCACAGAAAATCCTCGCAGAATTGGAAAACATCGACGATGAGTGCGATCAAAATGATATTGCTTTTGTCAAGATCGATGACGATAAGGAAGCCAAAGAATGGGGTATCGATGAGATACCATCGATTGTACTCTTTGAACGTGGTATTCCACATATCTACGAGGGTGATCTGATGAAAGAGGATGAGCTGCTCGGTTGGCTGGTGCATCAAAAGCGCTATTCCGAAATTCCCGAAGTCACCGATGAAATGAAGGACAAACTGGTCGAGAACACCGAACATTTGGCTGTCATCTTCT ACGACAAGGATGACAAGCAGGACATGCGCATCTTGAACGAGCTGGAGAACATTGACGATGAACTCGAGAAGGAGGGCATCGTCATTGTGCGCATCGATAACGCTGCCGAAGCCAAGGAATATGGTCTTGATCATTTGCCCGCTCTGATCTACTTCGAGAATAAGATCCCCGCTCTGTATGAGGGTGATTTGATGAATGAGGACGAGGTCCTGGAATGGCTGCTGGTGCAGAAAAAGACGGCCACCATCGAGGAGGTTACCGATGAGATTCTGGTCAACTTGATCAATGAACACGAGTatgttgttgtcttctttACTGGTCCCTGCGAACCGGGTGAGACTTGCGATCATACGCTCAATGCCCTCGAGAGCATCGATGATGAGTTGGATGAGGCTGGCATCATTTTTGTTACCACCGAGGATACCGGCATCGCTAAGAAATATAACGTGAAAACCTATCCACGACTGGTGTTCTTCCGCAATCGTGATCCATTGCACTTTACCGGCGATCTGGATGATGAGGACGAAGTGCTCGCTTGGATCACCGATGACGAAACCCTTGAGATTCCCGGCAAAATCGAGGAGGTCAATGTCAAAATGTTGGACAAGATTTTGGCCGAAAACGATCATGTGGTCGTGTTCTTCT ACGCCGAGGGTGACAAGAAGGCACAGAAGATCCTCAACGAATTGGAGAACATCGACGATGAATGCGAGGAAAAAGACATCGACTTTGTAAAGACATCCGACGATGATATCGATAAGGAATACGATTTGCCCGGTTTGCCGGCGCTTGCATTTTATAGACATAAGTTTAGAACAATTTACACCG GTGATCTGATGAAGGAGGAGGAAATTCTTGAATGGGTTATCGATTTGCACGAATCAACGGCTGATGTTATCGAATCGGTGGATCGCAAGACATTGCAAGTTTTGATCAACGACGTGGAACATCTCGCTGTTTTCTTCT ATGATGATGAATGCGAATCGTGTGGTGGCATTCTGGAGGAATTGGAGAACATCGACGATGATACCGATAAGCATGGCATTCAGTTTGTCAAATCGAACGATGTGAAGTTGGCCCACGAAATTGGCATTTTCGCATTCCCCGCTTTGGTCTACTACGAGACAGGCGTTCCGATCATGTATGATG GTAATATTGAGAGTAATACGGACGTGTTCAACTGGATACTGGAGCAGAAGGCCGATCAGAGCATTGAGCTGATCAATCGGGATCAGTTAATTGAATATATAGGCACCAAAGACTTTTTAGCGGTTGTTTTTT ACAAAGAGGATGATCCGGATTCACCACGTGTCCTGCGACACATTGAACTCATCGACGATGAGGCTGCCGAATATGGCATTTATATAGTCAAGATGCATGACAAGCTGATGGCCAAGAAATATGGCTATAGAAATCCACCAGGTCTAACGTATTTCCGCAAGGGCAAGTACATTAACTATGATGGCGACATCGATGATGAGGAGGAGGTACTCGATTGGTTGACGAGTCCGGCCAATATGGAAATGACCGATCACATTGAGCAGGTTAATCGCAAGATGTTTGAGAAGATTCGCAAGAATTCCGACTATGTGGCTGTCATTTTCT ACAGCGATGAGTGCAAACAGTGTCCACGAGTTTTGGCTGAAGTGGAGCACATCGACGATGATGCGGATAAGGCGGGTATTGATTTCGTCAAGATCGATGACAAGCAAATGGCCAAAGAGTACGGCGTCTTTGCACTGCCAGCCATTGTCTTCTTCAAGCCGACATCCAAGGAGCCAGTCATATACGCCG gGGATCTTTACGAAGAAGAACAAATCCTTACTTGGTTACTTACGCAAAAGGATCCAAGTGGAGATGTTATCGAAGATCTCGAAGGCGAAAGGCTTGTTCAATTGATCGAAGAGTCTGGCTCCATTGCAGTGTATTTCT ATGCCGATGGCTGTGAGCAGTGCACCAAAGTGTTGGAAGAGCTTGAGAATATCGATGATGATTGCGATAAGCATGGCATTACTTTTGTGAAAACTCGCGATTTCTCTGTTGCCGATGGCTATGGCGTGCACGAGTATCCAGCCCTGGTCTACTTTGAGGGTGGCATACCAAACGTGTTTGAAG GTGAGCTTAGTGAGGAGGAGGAAGTATTGCAATGGCTGATTACACAGAAAACTGAGGATCGCATTGAATTGATCACCCGTCAAATGCTGGAGACAATGGTCGAAGAAACACAATATCTGGCTGTATACTTCT ACAAGATCAATTGTAATATCTGTGATCAGATATTGGAGGGTCTGGAACTGATTGATGATGAGTGTGATGTTTTTGGCATACATATGGTTAAAATTCAAGATCCGCAGCTGGCCAAACGCTATTCCATCAAGACCTTCCCAGCTTTAGTATACTTCCG cAATGGCAATCCTTTGCTCTTTGAGGGAGATCTGCAAAACGAACAGTCGGTGCTGGAATGGCTGATTGATGATGATAATCGTGAGTTGGCTGATGAGATCGAGGAGGTGAATGAGCGCATGTTGGATCGCCTGATGGCCGAATCCACATTGCTGGTGGTGTTCTTCT atgatgatgattgcgCCGAGTGTGAGGAAATATTGGAGGAGCTGGAGGAAATTGATGGCGAAGCTGATATGTTTGGCATTGATTTTGTGAAGATTGCCAGCGTTGAGGCAgcaaagaaatatgaaattgttaACATACCATCTTTAGTCTATTTCCG cAAGCAAGTGCCCGTGCTTTATGATGGTGACATGCATCAGCATGACAAAGTCATCACCTGGCTGACATCGCAAGATGTATTCgaaattaaaaacgaaatcGAGGAAGTCAATCGCAAAATGCTTGACAAACTGCTCGAAGAAAACGAATTTTTGTCTGTGTTCTTTT ATGAGCACAATCAGGTGGATAGTGCTGCAGCATTGGAGAAACTGGAGAACATTGACAGCGAAACGGATAATTTGGACATTACCTTTGTGAAAATGGCCGATTCGCGTTATGCCAAAAAATGGGGCGTTACCAAACTGCCAGCCATGGTCTATTTCCGTCGTCGCTTCCCCAGCATATATAGGG GTGACTTACTGTCGGAGGATGAGGTGCTCGAGTGGCTGCGCAAGAATCGCTTCCGTCAGCCGGAATTGAATATATTCATGTATGCTCTGATAGCCTTGGCGGTGGCCTTCGTTGTCTACACGGCCTTCTTGTTGCAGTGCTTCAAGCCAGCGCCTCCACCGCCCGTACAGCATCCAAAGCAGTCGTGA
- the LOC117567109 gene encoding putative leucine-rich repeat-containing protein DDB_G0290503 isoform X8, translating to MTFTRLKTLTLLVCTLLALSFPGYVNCANKKGSSSSSSQPAAAAPLEPEAVIEEVNAKQLEKLLADKDYVAVFWYARSCVTCDKVLAELEKIDDDTDSFGVDFVKINDKRLAKQYGIKNFPALTYFREKEPIIYDGDLMDEEGVLDFLTSLEAMDLPDRIEEVNAKILHKIIEDTDFVAVLFCPDHETCPPRVMDKQQCRKCAKALQELENIDDEADQLGIGFVKIHDEALADEYNLGNLPALVYYRHQTPIIYEGELQREEDVLEWLVQNKSTGDEDDVIEDVTSKTLSTLISNIDNLVVLFYDHGNDDSMTVLEELEQIDDDCDKHGIQFVKIDDAKAAGDYGIDSIPAIVYFEKEIPNVYDGDLMDEEQILKWLLGQLERDEIEDVTDEMLDTMIKEGRVIAVLFYDNNDKKSQKVLEELENIDDECDALGITFVKIDNPEEAVEYGINKVPKLIYFEKGIPTIYEGNLEDEEKLLKWLEEQTSSDQIEDITDEMLDLIIEKMPHVAVLFYDKDQKKSQKILAELENIDDECDQNDIAFVKIDDDKEAKEWGIDEIPSIVLFERGIPHIYEGDLMKEDELLGWLVHQKRYSEIPEVTDEMKDKLVENTEHLAVIFYDKDDKQDMRILNELENIDDELEKEGIVIVRIDNAAEAKEYGLDHLPALIYFENKIPALYEGDLMNEDEVLEWLLVQKKTATIEEVTDEILVNLINEHEYVVVFFTGPCEPGETCDHTLNALESIDDELDEAGIIFVTTEDTGIAKKYNVKTYPRLVFFRNRDPLHFTGDLDDEDEVLAWITDDETLEIPGKIEEVNVKMLDKILAENDHVVVFFYAEGDKKAQKILNELENIDDECEEKDIDFVKTSDDDIDKEYDLPGLPALAFYRHKFRTIYTGDLMKEEEILEWVIDLHESTADVIESVDRKTLQVLINDVEHLAVFFYDDECESCGGILEELENIDDDTDKHGIQFVKSNDVKLAHEIGIFAFPALVYYETGVPIMYDGNLKNENRVLQWLINQKSNDDDGSDEKIVKLSYPKESDVDKRQRLKRLQKTIRNERLRKHSRNDDDDDDDEDNDDDDDDNNNNDDDDDDDDNDDNDDGDNDNDFDDDDEDNDDEDEDEDDEDNDDDDDDNKDDDDDDNNDDDDDDDNNDEDDDDDDNNDDDDDDNNDDDEDDDDNNDEDDEDEDDDDNNNDDDEDDENGDDNDNEDDEDDENDDDEDNEDDDEENDDEDDDDNNSKNNNDDEDDEDDDENNDDEDEDDEENDDDDDDDENNDDEDDENNDDEDDDDEDNDDEDDDDENGNKNIDDDDEEDEDDDDNNDDDDDNNDDNNDDDDDNNNDDDDEDDNDDDDDNDNDDDDDNDDEEEDISKQIYKHRAKGRTIHRLSDLCAGHVIDEIDDECFYVGLGHDGHSAKRGNNFVPNDYKPFQCCPTKLEKSTKVPKMTAQRIGHDGDASNRQGGGNFKFAASSSTSASKPVSKPVASKKQASKRNNDDDDDDDDDEDDDDDEDVPLVKVSYANKRSGQSTKKPIPKLQQQQDDDESVEVEKPKSKSSKKSGNKLNVKTGYLSVGVRQQF from the exons ATGCGCGAAGCTGCGTGACCTGTGATAAGGTTTTAGCGGAACTCGAAAAAATTGACGATGACACCGATTCATTTGGTGTGGACTTTGTGAAAATTAACGACAAACGACTAGCTAAACAATATGGCATCAAGAACTTCCCCGCGCTCACCTACTTCAG GGAAAAGGAGCCAATCATCTACGATGGCGATCTTATGGATGAGGAGGGCGTGCTCGATTTTCTCACCTCGCTGGAGGCCATGGATCTGCCCGATCGCATCGAGGAGGTAAATGCCAAAATCCTGCACAAGATTATCGAGGATACCGATTTTGTAGCCGTGCTATTCT GTCCCGATCATGAAACATGCCCACCCAGGGTAATGG ATAAACAGCAATGCCGCAAATGCGCCAAGGCTCTGCAAGAATTGGAGAATATCGATGATGAGGCCGATCAGCTTGGCATCGGTTTTGTCAAGATACACGACGAGGCCTTGGCCGATGAATACAACTTGGGCAATCTGCCGGCATTGGTCTACTATCGCCACCAGACTCCGATCATCTATGAAG GTGAACTGCAACGGGAGGAGGATGTCTTGGAATGGTTGGTCCAGAATAAATCAACCGGCGATGAGGATGATGTTATCGAGGATGTCACATCCAAGACGCTGTCAACGCTGATCAGCAACATTGATAATTTGGTTGTGTTATTCT ATGATCATGGCAATGATGATTCGATGACCGTGTTGGAAGAGCTAGAACAAATCGACGATGACTGCGATAAGCATGGCATACAGTTTGTGAAAATTGATGATGCCAAGGCGGCAGGCGATTACGGAATCGATTCG ATTCCGGCAATTGTATACTTTGAAAAAGAAATTCCAAACGTTTACGATGGCGATCTCATGGATGAGGAACAGATACTGAAATGGTTGTTGGGACAGTTGGAACGTGATGAAATCGAGGATGTCACCGACGAAATGCTCGATACAATGATCAAAGAAGGACGCGTCATTGCAGTGCTGTtct acgacaacaacgacaagaaaTCGCAAAAGGTGCTCGAAGAACTTGAGAACATTGACGACGAATGCGACGCTTTGGGCATTACTTTCGTGAAAATCGACAATCCCGAGGAGGCCGTTGAATATGGCATCAATAAAGTTCCTAAACTGATATACTTTGAAAAAGGCATTCCAACCATATACGAAGGCAATCTGGAGGATGAGGAGAAGCTATTGAAATGGCTCGAAGAGCAAACGAGTTCCGATCAAATCGAAGACATTACCGATGAAATGTTGGATTTGATCATTGAGAAAATGCCGCACGTTGCTGTGCTCTTCT ATGATAAAGATCAAAAGAAATCACAGAAAATCCTCGCAGAATTGGAAAACATCGACGATGAGTGCGATCAAAATGATATTGCTTTTGTCAAGATCGATGACGATAAGGAAGCCAAAGAATGGGGTATCGATGAGATACCATCGATTGTACTCTTTGAACGTGGTATTCCACATATCTACGAGGGTGATCTGATGAAAGAGGATGAGCTGCTCGGTTGGCTGGTGCATCAAAAGCGCTATTCCGAAATTCCCGAAGTCACCGATGAAATGAAGGACAAACTGGTCGAGAACACCGAACATTTGGCTGTCATCTTCT ACGACAAGGATGACAAGCAGGACATGCGCATCTTGAACGAGCTGGAGAACATTGACGATGAACTCGAGAAGGAGGGCATCGTCATTGTGCGCATCGATAACGCTGCCGAAGCCAAGGAATATGGTCTTGATCATTTGCCCGCTCTGATCTACTTCGAGAATAAGATCCCCGCTCTGTATGAGGGTGATTTGATGAATGAGGACGAGGTCCTGGAATGGCTGCTGGTGCAGAAAAAGACGGCCACCATCGAGGAGGTTACCGATGAGATTCTGGTCAACTTGATCAATGAACACGAGTatgttgttgtcttctttACTGGTCCCTGCGAACCGGGTGAGACTTGCGATCATACGCTCAATGCCCTCGAGAGCATCGATGATGAGTTGGATGAGGCTGGCATCATTTTTGTTACCACCGAGGATACCGGCATCGCTAAGAAATATAACGTGAAAACCTATCCACGACTGGTGTTCTTCCGCAATCGTGATCCATTGCACTTTACCGGCGATCTGGATGATGAGGACGAAGTGCTCGCTTGGATCACCGATGACGAAACCCTTGAGATTCCCGGCAAAATCGAGGAGGTCAATGTCAAAATGTTGGACAAGATTTTGGCCGAAAACGATCATGTGGTCGTGTTCTTCT ACGCCGAGGGTGACAAGAAGGCACAGAAGATCCTCAACGAATTGGAGAACATCGACGATGAATGCGAGGAAAAAGACATCGACTTTGTAAAGACATCCGACGATGATATCGATAAGGAATACGATTTGCCCGGTTTGCCGGCGCTTGCATTTTATAGACATAAGTTTAGAACAATTTACACCG GTGATCTGATGAAGGAGGAGGAAATTCTTGAATGGGTTATCGATTTGCACGAATCAACGGCTGATGTTATCGAATCGGTGGATCGCAAGACATTGCAAGTTTTGATCAACGACGTGGAACATCTCGCTGTTTTCTTCT ATGATGATGAATGCGAATCGTGTGGTGGCATTCTGGAGGAATTGGAGAACATCGACGATGATACCGATAAGCATGGCATTCAGTTTGTCAAATCGAACGATGTGAAGTTGGCCCACGAAATTGGCATTTTCGCATTCCCCGCTTTGGTCTACTACGAGACAGGCGTTCCGATCATGTATGATG GTAAtctcaaaaatgaaaatcgtGTGCTGCAGTGGTTAATCAATCAAAAGA gcaacgatgacgatggcagtgatgagaaaattgttaaattgagCTATCCTAAAGAAAGTGATGTGGATAAAAGACAAAGATTAAAGCGTCTGCAAAAAACGATACGAAATGAAAGATTACGAAAACATTCGCGaaatgacgatgacgatgacgacgatgaggacaacgacgatgacgatgacgataacaataacaacgacgatgacgatgacgacgatgacaatgatgataatgacgatggtgataatgataatgactttgatgacgacgatgaagacaatgacgatgaggatgaggatgaggatgatgaggacaatgatgacgacgatgacgataacaaagacgacgacgatgacgataacaatgacgacgacgatgatgacgataaCAACGACgaagatgatgacgatgacgataacaacgatgacgatgacgacgataacaacgacgacgatgaggatgatgatgacaatAATGACGAGGAcgacgaagatgaagatgacgaCGATAAtaacaatgatgatgatgaagatgacgaGAACGGCGACGATAACGATAATGAAGACGACGAAGATGATGAGaatgatgacgatgaagataatgaggatgacgatgaagaaaatgatgatgaagacgatgacgataacaatagcaaaaacaataatgatgacgaggacgacgaagacgacgatgaaaacaatgatgatgaagacGAGGACGATGAagaaaatgatgatgatgatgacgatgatgaaaataatgacgatgaagatgatgaaaataatgacgatgaggacgatgacgatgaagataatgacgacgaagacgatgacgacgaaaatggcaataaaaatattgatgacgacgatgaagAAGATGAGGACGATGACGATAAcaatgacgacgatgacgacaatAACGATGACAacaatgacgatgacgatgacaacaataatgacgacgatgatgaagatgataatgatgacgatgacgataacgataacgacgatgacgatgacaatgacgacgaagaagaagatatCAGCAAGCAAATATATAAGCACAGAGCTAAAGGCAGAACGATACATCGGCTTTCTGATCTATGCGCGGGTCATGTCATAGATGAAATAG ATGACGAATGTTTCTATGTTGGATTGGGTCACGACGGCCATTCAGCTAAGCGCGGCAACAATTTTGTGCCCAACGATTACAAACCATTCCAATGCTGTCCAACCAAATTGGAGAAGTCAACGAAAGTTCCTAAAATGACGGCCCAGCGCATCGGACACGACGGCGACGCCAGCAATCGTCAAGGCGGTGGCAACTTCAAATTTGCCGCCTCATCGAGCACCTCTGCAAGCAAACCTGTCTCGAAGCCCGTCGCCTCCAAGAAGCAGGCGTCTAAGCGCAacaatgacgatgatgatgatgacgacgatgatgaggatgatgatgatgatgaggatgtGCCATTGGTGAAGGTGTCGTATGCCAACAAGCGTTCGGGTCAATCGACAAAGAAGCCCATCCccaagctgcagcagcaacaggatgATGACGAATCCGTCGAGGTGGAAAAACCTAAGAGTAAATCATCCAAGAAGTCGGGAAATAAGCTGAATGTTAAAACCG GATATCTCTCTGTGGGAGTAaggcaacaattttaa
- the LOC117567109 gene encoding uncharacterized protein LOC117567109 isoform X18, giving the protein MTFTRLKTLTLLVCTLLALSFPGYVNCANKKGSSSSSSQPAAAAPLEPEAVIEEVNAKQLEKLLADKDYVAVFWYARSCVTCDKVLAELEKIDDDTDSFGVDFVKINDKRLAKQYGIKNFPALTYFREKEPIIYDGDLMDEEGVLDFLTSLEAMDLPDRIEEVNAKILHKIIEDTDFVAVLFYDKDQKKSQKILAELENIDDECDQNDIAFVKIDDDKEAKEWGIDEIPSIVLFERGIPHIYEGDLMKEDELLGWLVHQKRYSEIPEVTDEMKDKLVENTEHLAVIFYDKDDKQDMRILNELENIDDELEKEGIVIVRIDNAAEAKEYGLDHLPALIYFENKIPALYEGDLMNEDEVLEWLLVQKKTATIEEVTDEILVNLINEHEYVVVFFTGPCEPGETCDHTLNALESIDDELDEAGIIFVTTEDTGIAKKYNVKTYPRLVFFRNRDPLHFTGDLDDEDEVLAWITDDETLEIPGKIEEVNVKMLDKILAENDHVVVFFYAEGDKKAQKILNELENIDDECEEKDIDFVKTSDDDIDKEYDLPGLPALAFYRHKFRTIYTGDLMKEEEILEWVIDLHESTADVIESVDRKTLQVLINDVEHLAVFFYDDECESCGGILEELENIDDDTDKHGIQFVKSNDVKLAHEIGIFAFPALVYYETGVPIMYDGNLKNENRVLQWLINQKNDECFYVGLGHDGHSAKRGNNFVPNDYKPFQCCPTKLEKSTKVPKMTAQRIGHDGDASNRQGGGNFKFAASSSTSASKPVSKPVASKKQASKRNNDDDDDDDDDEDDDDDEDVPLVKVSYANKRSGQSTKKPIPKLQQQQDDDESVEVEKPKSKSSKKSGNKLNVKTGYLSVGVRQQF; this is encoded by the exons ATGCGCGAAGCTGCGTGACCTGTGATAAGGTTTTAGCGGAACTCGAAAAAATTGACGATGACACCGATTCATTTGGTGTGGACTTTGTGAAAATTAACGACAAACGACTAGCTAAACAATATGGCATCAAGAACTTCCCCGCGCTCACCTACTTCAG GGAAAAGGAGCCAATCATCTACGATGGCGATCTTATGGATGAGGAGGGCGTGCTCGATTTTCTCACCTCGCTGGAGGCCATGGATCTGCCCGATCGCATCGAGGAGGTAAATGCCAAAATCCTGCACAAGATTATCGAGGATACCGATTTTGTAGCCGTGCTATTCT ATGATAAAGATCAAAAGAAATCACAGAAAATCCTCGCAGAATTGGAAAACATCGACGATGAGTGCGATCAAAATGATATTGCTTTTGTCAAGATCGATGACGATAAGGAAGCCAAAGAATGGGGTATCGATGAGATACCATCGATTGTACTCTTTGAACGTGGTATTCCACATATCTACGAGGGTGATCTGATGAAAGAGGATGAGCTGCTCGGTTGGCTGGTGCATCAAAAGCGCTATTCCGAAATTCCCGAAGTCACCGATGAAATGAAGGACAAACTGGTCGAGAACACCGAACATTTGGCTGTCATCTTCT ACGACAAGGATGACAAGCAGGACATGCGCATCTTGAACGAGCTGGAGAACATTGACGATGAACTCGAGAAGGAGGGCATCGTCATTGTGCGCATCGATAACGCTGCCGAAGCCAAGGAATATGGTCTTGATCATTTGCCCGCTCTGATCTACTTCGAGAATAAGATCCCCGCTCTGTATGAGGGTGATTTGATGAATGAGGACGAGGTCCTGGAATGGCTGCTGGTGCAGAAAAAGACGGCCACCATCGAGGAGGTTACCGATGAGATTCTGGTCAACTTGATCAATGAACACGAGTatgttgttgtcttctttACTGGTCCCTGCGAACCGGGTGAGACTTGCGATCATACGCTCAATGCCCTCGAGAGCATCGATGATGAGTTGGATGAGGCTGGCATCATTTTTGTTACCACCGAGGATACCGGCATCGCTAAGAAATATAACGTGAAAACCTATCCACGACTGGTGTTCTTCCGCAATCGTGATCCATTGCACTTTACCGGCGATCTGGATGATGAGGACGAAGTGCTCGCTTGGATCACCGATGACGAAACCCTTGAGATTCCCGGCAAAATCGAGGAGGTCAATGTCAAAATGTTGGACAAGATTTTGGCCGAAAACGATCATGTGGTCGTGTTCTTCT ACGCCGAGGGTGACAAGAAGGCACAGAAGATCCTCAACGAATTGGAGAACATCGACGATGAATGCGAGGAAAAAGACATCGACTTTGTAAAGACATCCGACGATGATATCGATAAGGAATACGATTTGCCCGGTTTGCCGGCGCTTGCATTTTATAGACATAAGTTTAGAACAATTTACACCG GTGATCTGATGAAGGAGGAGGAAATTCTTGAATGGGTTATCGATTTGCACGAATCAACGGCTGATGTTATCGAATCGGTGGATCGCAAGACATTGCAAGTTTTGATCAACGACGTGGAACATCTCGCTGTTTTCTTCT ATGATGATGAATGCGAATCGTGTGGTGGCATTCTGGAGGAATTGGAGAACATCGACGATGATACCGATAAGCATGGCATTCAGTTTGTCAAATCGAACGATGTGAAGTTGGCCCACGAAATTGGCATTTTCGCATTCCCCGCTTTGGTCTACTACGAGACAGGCGTTCCGATCATGTATGATG GTAAtctcaaaaatgaaaatcgtGTGCTGCAGTGGTTAATCAATCAAAAGA ATGACGAATGTTTCTATGTTGGATTGGGTCACGACGGCCATTCAGCTAAGCGCGGCAACAATTTTGTGCCCAACGATTACAAACCATTCCAATGCTGTCCAACCAAATTGGAGAAGTCAACGAAAGTTCCTAAAATGACGGCCCAGCGCATCGGACACGACGGCGACGCCAGCAATCGTCAAGGCGGTGGCAACTTCAAATTTGCCGCCTCATCGAGCACCTCTGCAAGCAAACCTGTCTCGAAGCCCGTCGCCTCCAAGAAGCAGGCGTCTAAGCGCAacaatgacgatgatgatgatgacgacgatgatgaggatgatgatgatgatgaggatgtGCCATTGGTGAAGGTGTCGTATGCCAACAAGCGTTCGGGTCAATCGACAAAGAAGCCCATCCccaagctgcagcagcaacaggatgATGACGAATCCGTCGAGGTGGAAAAACCTAAGAGTAAATCATCCAAGAAGTCGGGAAATAAGCTGAATGTTAAAACCG GATATCTCTCTGTGGGAGTAaggcaacaattttaa